The following are from one region of the Streptomyces changanensis genome:
- a CDS encoding CsbD family protein: protein MTTGKKAENAAQSAKGKAKEAAGRATGNERLEAEGRADQVKGDAKQAGEKLKDTFKH from the coding sequence ATGACCACTGGCAAGAAGGCCGAGAACGCCGCACAGAGCGCGAAGGGCAAGGCCAAGGAGGCCGCGGGCAGGGCCACGGGCAACGAGCGCCTGGAGGCCGAGGGGCGTGCGGACCAGGTCAAGGGCGACGCCAAGCAGGCCGGCGAGAAGCTGAAGGACACGTTCAAGCACTAG
- a CDS encoding cupin domain-containing protein — MPDRKRRLGLEAHPEGGYFQRIYTSPHTAPTPAGPRPTATAIHYLLTRDEPLGRLHRNRSDILHFLVDGGPVEYVTVTPDGALDRVTLRAGERHFLVVPGQVWKGSRLTGDAAHALVAEVVTPGFDYADHRFAGPDDFADRPGLREELAPFLP; from the coding sequence GTGCCGGACCGGAAACGCCGCCTCGGGCTGGAGGCGCACCCCGAGGGCGGGTACTTCCAGCGGATCTACACCAGCCCGCACACCGCGCCGACGCCCGCCGGGCCGCGCCCCACGGCGACCGCGATCCACTACCTCCTCACGCGTGACGAGCCGCTCGGGCGCCTGCACCGCAACCGCAGCGACATCCTCCACTTCCTCGTCGACGGCGGCCCCGTCGAGTACGTGACCGTCACCCCGGACGGCGCTCTCGACAGGGTCACGCTGCGCGCCGGCGAGCGGCACTTCCTCGTCGTCCCCGGGCAGGTGTGGAAGGGCTCCCGGCTCACCGGCGACGCCGCGCACGCGCTGGTGGCGGAGGTCGTCACCCCGGGCTTCGACTACGCCGACCACCGGTTCGCCGGCCCCGACGACTTCGCCGACCGGCCCGGACTGCGCGAGGAACTCGCCCCGTTCCTCCCCTGA